In the Leptospira sp. WS4.C2 genome, one interval contains:
- a CDS encoding polyprenyl synthetase family protein, which translates to MPTHLSNILKNSKQLFDSFFESYTKELFSPNTRITDACLYSLRAGGKRIRPIFVINSFFNPNELPIETNKNNHKSIYLAALAVECIHTYSLIHDDLPAMDNDDTRRGLPTCHIQFDEATAILAGDTLNSLSFYLLSLIETTDPNAIRDSIQILHQGAGIQGMILGQMEDIEEEKNPSTKNRESKLTSIHEKKTGALIEASFRLGNRLRPDWKEREAVISSYAKEIGLLFQITDDILDVEGNLEELGKTPGKDAKAGKLTYPGLYGMEIAKKLRDESVARAISLVSDLPSLNNEFFLGLPKYIAERKN; encoded by the coding sequence GTGCCTACTCACCTTTCCAATATTCTAAAAAACTCCAAACAACTCTTTGATTCTTTTTTTGAATCCTATACCAAAGAATTATTTTCTCCAAACACTCGCATAACAGATGCTTGCTTATATAGCCTGCGGGCCGGCGGAAAACGAATCCGACCAATTTTTGTAATCAATTCTTTTTTTAATCCAAATGAATTGCCGATAGAAACCAACAAGAATAATCATAAATCAATTTACTTAGCTGCGTTAGCAGTGGAATGCATTCATACCTATTCACTAATCCATGATGACTTACCTGCTATGGACAATGATGACACCCGTCGCGGTTTGCCTACTTGTCACATCCAATTTGATGAAGCTACGGCTATCCTTGCTGGTGATACACTCAATTCCCTTAGTTTCTATTTGTTGTCTTTAATTGAGACAACTGACCCCAATGCCATTCGTGATTCCATTCAAATCCTTCACCAAGGTGCGGGTATCCAGGGAATGATCCTTGGGCAAATGGAAGATATCGAAGAAGAAAAAAACCCGAGTACCAAAAACAGAGAATCCAAACTCACATCCATCCATGAAAAAAAAACTGGTGCTTTGATTGAAGCATCCTTCCGTCTGGGAAACCGACTCCGGCCCGATTGGAAGGAAAGAGAGGCTGTCATTTCTAGTTATGCAAAAGAAATTGGTTTATTATTCCAAATCACAGATGATATATTGGATGTGGAAGGCAATCTAGAGGAACTTGGTAAAACTCCTGGCAAAGATGCCAAAGCCGGCAAACTCACATATCCTGGTCTTTATGGAATGGAAATAGCTAAAAAATTAAGGGATGAATCTGTCGCTCGGGCAATTTCTCTCGTATCCGACTTACCTTCCTTAAACAATGAATTCTTTTTAGGATTGCCCAAATACATTGCCGAAAGAAAAAATTAG
- a CDS encoding nucleoside-diphosphate kinase, with amino-acid sequence MERTFIMLKPDAVKNKHIGDILQRIEKEGFKILGMKFLKLSLEDAKQFYAVHAARPFYNDLCTYMASGPIVACALERDNAVAHWREVIGATDPKEAKAGTIRALFAESKEANAVHGSDSVENALQEIAFFFKGYELN; translated from the coding sequence ATGGAAAGAACTTTTATTATGCTTAAACCCGATGCTGTGAAAAACAAACACATCGGTGACATCCTTCAAAGAATTGAAAAAGAAGGATTTAAAATCCTAGGAATGAAATTCCTAAAACTCAGCCTCGAAGACGCAAAACAATTTTACGCGGTTCACGCAGCTCGCCCCTTCTACAATGACCTTTGCACATACATGGCTTCTGGCCCTATCGTTGCTTGCGCTCTCGAAAGAGACAACGCAGTGGCTCATTGGAGAGAGGTGATTGGTGCCACTGACCCGAAAGAAGCGAAAGCGGGAACCATCCGTGCCCTCTTTGCAGAAAGCAAAGAAGCGAATGCGGTTCACGGTTCTGACTCTGTAGAAAACGCACTCCAAGAAATTGCGTTTTTCTTCAAAGGTTATGAACTTAACTAA
- a CDS encoding cation:proton antiporter — protein sequence MKTRSSVFYGFTLLLFGSLGYFLLQAGSLLETAKNIVLVSNEHLDTENFFNRFHHPLALLFLQIIIVCGSARFVGYIFSRKLKQPSVMGEIVAGILLGPSLLGYYFPETMGFLFPPASLPTLGTLSQIGLVLFMFIIGMELDLSVLKNKAHSAIIISHASIIFPFFLGMILAYYFYTDYAPENVGFLSFSLFMGIAMSITAFPVLARILQERNLTRTPLGAMVLTCAAADDITAWILLAIIVTISKAGNLNTALFTIGLSFAYILTMIYLVAPFLKRLGSIYISRENLTRTAVALIMMILFLSSLTTEVIGIHALFGAFLAGVIMPAEGNLKKLIAEKIEDIAVILFLPIFFVITGLRTEIGLLNDSHLWFVFGLVILVAVVGKFVGSAFAAKIAGSNWEDSLSIGALMNTRGLMELVVLNIGYDLGILSPEIFAVFVLMALVTTLSTGPLLDGIQKFFSKSEKQIPTEKPTDRKLRVLVAFAQEKMGKSLVRFAYSLSGNQKKNLEITALHISPNDSLSNEEIRRYRDASFESIRQTGSSMGIQVQTEYRITDNVTYEIVNFAKIKHTDLLLIGAAKPLFSRSYTGGKIKGILNYCPATVGVLIDNGLESVEKVAILYKGEKDPILGFAQKLTSLKGMKSNKIKVEDLVQPETDLNPYPISLNKITGYSLILIDLNVWEEMGFEKMDLLPTSFLLVRFLTT from the coding sequence ATGAAAACACGTTCTTCTGTCTTTTACGGCTTCACCTTACTTCTATTTGGTTCTCTTGGGTATTTCCTATTACAAGCCGGAAGTCTACTCGAAACAGCCAAAAATATAGTTTTAGTTTCCAATGAACATTTGGATACGGAGAATTTTTTTAACCGGTTCCACCATCCGCTGGCTCTTCTTTTTCTTCAAATCATCATCGTATGTGGTTCGGCAAGGTTTGTTGGATATATTTTTTCACGCAAACTCAAACAACCCTCCGTCATGGGAGAAATTGTTGCAGGGATTTTGCTTGGACCATCCCTTCTCGGTTACTACTTCCCGGAAACCATGGGATTTTTGTTTCCACCGGCAAGTCTTCCTACTCTCGGAACACTCAGCCAAATTGGATTGGTTCTTTTTATGTTCATCATCGGGATGGAATTAGATTTATCTGTTCTCAAAAACAAAGCCCACTCTGCGATTATCATCAGTCATGCGAGTATCATATTCCCTTTCTTTTTAGGAATGATTCTGGCTTATTATTTTTATACAGACTATGCTCCTGAGAATGTAGGATTTTTATCTTTTTCCCTCTTTATGGGAATTGCCATGAGTATCACTGCCTTTCCTGTCCTTGCAAGAATCCTTCAGGAAAGAAACCTCACAAGGACACCACTCGGTGCTATGGTTCTCACTTGTGCTGCTGCCGACGATATTACCGCTTGGATCTTACTTGCGATCATTGTTACCATCTCCAAAGCCGGAAATCTAAACACTGCCCTATTTACCATAGGATTGTCTTTTGCCTATATCCTAACCATGATTTATTTGGTAGCACCCTTTCTCAAACGATTGGGTTCTATTTATATCTCTCGTGAAAACCTAACACGAACGGCTGTCGCTCTCATCATGATGATTCTATTTCTTTCCTCACTCACAACAGAGGTAATAGGAATTCATGCGTTATTCGGAGCCTTCCTTGCTGGTGTGATTATGCCGGCCGAAGGAAATCTAAAGAAACTCATCGCAGAAAAAATCGAAGACATCGCGGTCATTTTGTTTTTACCAATATTTTTTGTCATCACTGGACTCCGGACTGAAATTGGCCTTCTTAACGATTCCCATCTTTGGTTTGTTTTTGGTTTGGTGATCCTCGTTGCCGTTGTCGGAAAATTTGTGGGAAGCGCCTTTGCTGCAAAAATTGCTGGTTCCAACTGGGAGGACTCTCTTTCCATCGGTGCTTTAATGAACACAAGGGGCCTTATGGAACTTGTGGTTCTCAATATTGGATATGATCTCGGAATCTTAAGTCCCGAAATCTTTGCAGTCTTTGTCCTCATGGCACTTGTGACCACTCTCTCCACAGGTCCCCTCCTGGATGGAATTCAAAAGTTCTTCTCCAAATCTGAAAAACAAATCCCTACAGAAAAACCAACAGATCGCAAGTTACGAGTGTTAGTGGCTTTCGCCCAAGAAAAAATGGGAAAGAGTTTAGTTCGTTTTGCTTATTCTCTCTCAGGAAACCAAAAGAAAAATTTAGAGATCACCGCCCTTCACATTTCACCAAACGATTCTCTTTCCAATGAAGAAATTCGTCGTTATCGCGATGCTAGTTTTGAATCCATTCGCCAAACAGGCTCTAGTATGGGCATCCAAGTCCAAACGGAATATCGCATTACAGATAATGTCACTTATGAAATTGTTAATTTTGCTAAAATCAAACATACAGACCTCCTCCTAATCGGTGCTGCCAAACCTTTATTTTCCCGGAGTTATACGGGAGGGAAAATCAAAGGAATCCTAAACTATTGCCCTGCAACGGTTGGAGTTCTTATCGACAATGGACTCGAGTCTGTGGAAAAAGTGGCCATTCTTTATAAAGGGGAAAAAGACCCAATCCTAGGTTTTGCCCAAAAACTAACCTCTCTCAAAGGAATGAAGTCGAACAAAATCAAGGTGGAGGACCTCGTCCAACCAGAAACTGATTTGAATCCTTACCCGATTTCCTTAAATAAAATCACAGGATATTCACTGATTCTGATTGATCTAAATGTTTGGGAAGAAATGGGATTTGAAAAAATGGATCTTCTCCCAACTTCTTTTCTTTTGGTTCGGTTTTTAACCACCTAA
- the coaD gene encoding pantetheine-phosphate adenylyltransferase gives MKNIAVYPGSFDPFTNGHLDIIRRAHPLFEEIIIAVAINSKKSSLFSPEERVEMIGKVFKGWDKIKIDTFEGLTVDYCKEKNSRVILRGLRAVTDFDYEYAISLMNKKLAPEIETYFLMADNEYSFVSSTIVKEVARHGRAVSNQVPDIVGEALTKKFSV, from the coding sequence ATGAAAAATATCGCCGTATATCCAGGTTCTTTTGACCCGTTCACCAACGGTCATCTCGACATTATACGGCGAGCTCATCCGTTATTTGAAGAGATCATCATAGCAGTCGCCATTAACTCCAAAAAAAGCTCTCTTTTTTCACCAGAAGAACGGGTGGAAATGATTGGAAAGGTCTTTAAGGGTTGGGACAAAATCAAAATCGATACTTTTGAAGGCCTCACGGTCGATTATTGCAAAGAAAAAAACTCTCGTGTTATTTTGCGGGGACTTCGGGCTGTCACAGATTTCGACTATGAATATGCAATTTCGCTTATGAATAAAAAATTAGCCCCAGAAATCGAAACTTATTTCTTAATGGCAGACAATGAGTACTCCTTTGTATCCTCAACCATCGTCAAAGAAGTAGCAAGACATGGAAGAGCTGTATCTAACCAAGTTCCAGACATTGTGGGCGAAGCCCTTACAAAAAAATTCTCCGTTTAA
- a CDS encoding argininosuccinate synthase: protein MKEKPAPKKIVLAYSGGLDTSVILAWLKDTYGCEVIAFCADVGQKEELTGLEEKGKNTGASKVYIQDLRLEFARDFIFPAIRGNAIYEMRYLLGTSLARPLIAKAMAEVATKEGADAFSHGATGKGNDQVRFELTFKALSPNLQIIAPWRTWDFGGRADLIEYAKKKGIPVPVTAAKPYSMDRNLMHLSFEGGILEDPFNEPKEDMFILTVSPEKAPDKPTYLELDFENGDCVAIDGKKMNPLEVMETLNDLGGKNGVGRVDIVENRLVGIKSRGVYETPGGTILHIAHRDLESITLDRDTQHKKDELSQEFARYIYNGQWYSNQMNALRAYMDYTQKYVNGTVRIKLYKGNCTVVGRKSNKSLYNAGLSTFEKEELYNQYDAEGFINLYGLPMKEWARVNK from the coding sequence ATGAAAGAGAAACCTGCTCCCAAAAAAATCGTTCTCGCTTACTCTGGTGGACTAGATACTTCCGTCATCCTTGCTTGGTTGAAAGATACCTATGGTTGTGAAGTCATTGCTTTTTGTGCCGATGTTGGTCAAAAAGAAGAGCTAACCGGTCTCGAAGAAAAAGGTAAAAATACCGGAGCTTCCAAAGTCTACATCCAAGACCTTCGTTTGGAATTTGCACGTGATTTTATTTTTCCCGCCATTCGCGGAAATGCTATTTATGAAATGCGTTACCTATTAGGTACTTCTCTCGCAAGGCCACTCATTGCCAAAGCTATGGCAGAAGTGGCAACGAAAGAAGGTGCCGATGCTTTCTCTCACGGCGCCACAGGAAAAGGAAACGACCAAGTTCGTTTCGAACTTACTTTCAAAGCCCTTTCCCCAAATTTACAAATCATTGCCCCTTGGAGAACTTGGGATTTTGGTGGCCGAGCCGACCTCATTGAATATGCAAAGAAAAAAGGAATCCCTGTTCCCGTAACAGCCGCTAAACCTTATAGTATGGATCGTAACTTAATGCACCTTTCTTTTGAAGGTGGAATTTTGGAAGATCCATTCAATGAACCTAAAGAAGATATGTTTATCTTAACGGTTTCTCCAGAAAAAGCTCCAGACAAACCAACTTACTTGGAATTGGATTTTGAAAATGGAGACTGTGTTGCTATCGATGGAAAAAAAATGAATCCACTCGAAGTGATGGAGACCTTAAACGATTTAGGTGGAAAAAACGGAGTCGGAAGAGTCGACATCGTAGAAAACAGACTTGTAGGAATCAAATCTCGCGGTGTCTATGAAACTCCCGGTGGAACCATTTTACACATTGCCCACCGTGATTTAGAATCCATCACACTCGATCGTGACACCCAACACAAAAAAGACGAACTCTCTCAAGAGTTTGCTCGTTATATCTACAATGGCCAATGGTATTCTAACCAAATGAATGCTCTCCGGGCTTATATGGATTACACACAAAAATATGTAAACGGAACTGTACGAATCAAATTGTATAAAGGCAATTGTACGGTCGTCGGCAGAAAATCAAACAAGTCCCTTTACAACGCGGGACTTTCCACTTTTGAAAAAGAAGAGTTGTACAACCAGTACGATGCCGAAGGGTTTATCAACCTTTACGGACTTCCCATGAAAGAGTGGGCTCGGGTAAATAAATAA
- a CDS encoding nitrilase-related carbon-nitrogen hydrolase: protein MRFFLSFSVFVSLSVFTIQCQKQVVSQEEITKFLPKPKIYIQREGTGKRGSFVGIEPYLNKYSYATEDSFYLALRDYFQMAKEKELLFVDRSIVVLPEYLGTWLVVTADDKSIFASTTIQEAMEVLVKQNLGSFLWHYLFSNSYSADTLKETLFRMKAWQMSDRYQSVFVRLALEYRVAIVAGSIVLPHPKVIEGKITPTDGPLENVSFYFHPDGRVDDQIVRKLFPIIEEKEFLTEGKLEENPTYQTSLGKLYTMVCADSWFPEVYQELKNSEAELLAVPSFVSPADAWTTKWNGYNGYANPKDIDPKDIGSISERAAWKKYAMLGRLKDPKVKAGINVFFRGEIWDMKAGGDAFLSLGGKPVLNVVKEEKNQGRLYVLFL, encoded by the coding sequence ATGCGTTTTTTCCTTTCTTTCTCAGTTTTTGTAAGCCTCAGCGTTTTTACGATCCAGTGTCAAAAGCAAGTTGTATCTCAGGAGGAAATCACGAAGTTCCTTCCCAAACCAAAGATATACATCCAACGAGAAGGAACGGGAAAACGTGGAAGTTTTGTAGGGATAGAACCCTATCTCAACAAGTACAGCTACGCAACAGAAGATAGTTTTTATCTCGCCTTACGTGATTACTTTCAAATGGCAAAAGAGAAGGAACTTCTCTTTGTCGATCGCAGTATCGTTGTCCTACCGGAATATCTGGGAACTTGGCTTGTGGTGACAGCCGATGACAAATCGATTTTTGCCTCCACTACAATTCAAGAGGCGATGGAAGTTCTGGTAAAACAAAACTTAGGATCCTTTCTTTGGCATTATCTATTTAGTAATTCTTACTCGGCTGATACTTTGAAAGAAACACTCTTTCGAATGAAGGCATGGCAGATGTCTGATAGATACCAATCGGTGTTTGTAAGGCTTGCCCTTGAGTATCGGGTAGCGATTGTAGCGGGTTCCATTGTGCTTCCTCACCCCAAAGTCATTGAAGGAAAAATCACCCCAACCGATGGCCCCTTGGAAAATGTAAGTTTTTATTTTCATCCGGATGGTCGAGTCGATGACCAAATCGTTCGTAAACTTTTTCCCATCATTGAGGAAAAAGAATTTTTAACTGAGGGGAAGTTAGAAGAAAATCCTACTTACCAAACTTCTCTTGGGAAATTGTATACTATGGTTTGTGCCGATTCTTGGTTTCCGGAAGTATATCAGGAATTAAAAAATTCAGAAGCAGAACTTTTAGCTGTTCCTTCCTTTGTTTCACCTGCTGATGCGTGGACCACCAAATGGAATGGTTACAACGGTTATGCGAATCCTAAAGATATCGATCCCAAAGACATTGGTTCTATTTCAGAACGGGCTGCCTGGAAAAAATATGCCATGTTGGGTCGCCTGAAAGATCCTAAAGTAAAGGCGGGAATCAATGTGTTTTTTCGGGGAGAGATTTGGGATATGAAAGCAGGCGGCGATGCCTTTTTATCTCTTGGGGGAAAACCAGTTTTGAATGTTGTAAAAGAAGAAAAAAACCAAGGAAGATTGTATGTACTCTTTCTCTAG
- a CDS encoding FAD-dependent oxidoreductase, which produces MKSGLYRDYQSYHPKETIIADVVVIGSGCGGSTMAYELSKKGLKVALIEQGGNYHTGTFDNNELNMGGKVSAERNFHTTEDGGINLVYGNNLGGASVHYWADSYRTPEDRLLLWNRKYGIEHHLPEDLKSFWSELESDLHVTPAGEEYFNPMNRLFRGASQRLGWEGHAVPQARKNCQKSGHCMQGCLFGAKQSQLVTHIPRAVQLGTDVYTDLRAEKLIYVGQKVTGLEAVVIDRRTLRPTATKVSFQAKAVCVSAGGFGSSTFLLRNGLKKRLPALGEFLAINPSPMVHALYEEPIVQWRNIPAAYGVEGFRLARYQNGNYREGGYMLMPNQLQPATLAALIPSFGKEHFHYMKQMEHLGGTIGWIDDVDGELGSIEVDLFGKRKIHYPFGKITKQIFSDLTYKQMKLNFEAGAKEVFLAGMKLRKYSKMPKKEEIDALAWRPAEFPMAAPHPAGGCRMGKSPDKSVVNSRHQVHGFQNLFVADSSVFPTGVSVDPSFTIMAFSKKASEFIMDVM; this is translated from the coding sequence ATGAAGTCAGGACTTTATCGTGATTATCAATCCTACCATCCAAAGGAAACCATCATCGCCGATGTTGTGGTGATTGGTTCTGGATGTGGTGGGTCTACCATGGCTTACGAACTTTCTAAAAAGGGACTGAAAGTGGCTCTCATCGAACAAGGGGGAAACTACCATACAGGAACTTTTGACAACAACGAACTGAATATGGGGGGAAAGGTTTCTGCCGAGAGAAACTTCCATACAACCGAGGATGGTGGGATCAATCTTGTCTATGGAAATAATTTGGGAGGGGCTTCGGTCCACTACTGGGCAGACAGTTACCGCACACCAGAAGATCGATTATTGTTATGGAACCGAAAATACGGGATCGAACACCACTTACCGGAAGATTTAAAATCCTTTTGGTCGGAATTAGAATCGGATCTCCATGTCACCCCTGCCGGGGAAGAATATTTTAATCCAATGAATCGTTTGTTTCGTGGTGCCTCACAACGATTAGGTTGGGAAGGTCATGCCGTCCCGCAAGCAAGAAAGAACTGCCAAAAGTCCGGTCATTGTATGCAAGGTTGTCTATTCGGCGCCAAACAGTCGCAACTTGTGACTCATATCCCAAGAGCCGTACAATTAGGAACGGATGTTTATACAGACCTTCGGGCCGAAAAATTAATCTATGTTGGTCAGAAAGTTACAGGTCTCGAAGCCGTGGTGATCGACAGGCGGACTTTAAGGCCAACGGCCACAAAGGTGTCCTTTCAAGCCAAAGCTGTCTGTGTATCTGCCGGTGGATTTGGAAGTTCTACTTTTTTACTTCGGAATGGTCTCAAAAAAAGATTACCTGCTCTCGGAGAATTCCTTGCGATCAATCCTTCTCCCATGGTACATGCGTTATATGAAGAGCCCATCGTCCAGTGGCGTAATATTCCGGCTGCCTATGGAGTCGAAGGATTTCGTTTGGCACGTTACCAAAATGGGAACTATAGGGAAGGTGGGTATATGCTGATGCCAAATCAATTGCAACCGGCAACACTTGCGGCCCTCATTCCTAGTTTTGGAAAAGAGCATTTTCATTATATGAAACAAATGGAACACTTAGGCGGAACCATTGGTTGGATTGATGATGTGGATGGGGAACTTGGTTCCATTGAAGTGGATCTCTTTGGAAAAAGAAAAATTCATTATCCATTTGGAAAAATCACCAAACAGATCTTTAGTGATCTTACCTATAAACAAATGAAACTCAATTTTGAGGCCGGTGCTAAGGAAGTGTTCCTTGCTGGGATGAAACTTCGGAAATATTCTAAAATGCCGAAGAAAGAAGAAATTGATGCACTTGCTTGGCGGCCTGCAGAATTTCCGATGGCAGCTCCTCATCCTGCTGGTGGTTGTCGGATGGGAAAATCACCGGATAAATCCGTGGTGAATTCTCGCCACCAAGTTCACGGGTTTCAAAATTTGTTTGTCGCAGACTCTTCTGTATTTCCTACAGGGGTCAGTGTGGATCCAAGTTTTACCATTATGGCTTTTAGTAAAAAAGCCTCTGAGTTTATAATGGATGTTATGTGA